The region ATGTattatggtttttatttgaCTTGATGTTGCCATGTCCACTAATAAAATTGTAATTAATTAGTTAACTCTTGCCTCGTTTCCATTGATTATTACATTAGGATGGCAGTTATTTTGTTTGACTTCAAACGTTTGTTTTTTCATATAGAACATTGCGGAACATTACCAAATCAGACATTAATGCTGTCCAATGATGGCCGTACTAGACACTCACAAGTTCAGTTTCTGAGCTTTACTACTCAGTGTTTAttgtgcatatatatacacCCTATTTGGGTAATAAATATCTTGGACATCACTGAAGCAATTGTTGACTTGCTATTGGCTCACGCATGTGGTTAAAAATGAGGCATTGTAACAAAATATACTAGTGGGATCCATGTAGTGTTTTGGGGCATCTGGCTTGCCTTATTGCGAGAGACTATATAGAATGTCGGTGAGTTAACAATTCAGCTTTCCTATACAACAGTTCTTCGACAATATATACTGGTAACCTAGCTCCACATTAAACATTGATACGTTCTAAAACAGACTTCCCGACGGTCAGTTTTCAATGCATAAAACTTGGCCCCACTAAAGAACGGGACTAGAAAGGCCAAAAGCGAGCCTGCTTTTGCATTGCGTTGGCACTGGAAGGTTGAGGCTGGTGTATGATTGAGGCAGATCCATCTTCTCAAACAGTAATTGCACGATGCGTAATAACTTGGGACAGCATCTAAATATGACCTACAAGCTCAAAAGTACTAAAATAAGTTCACATTGTAGTGTTTTGAGAACAAAATCTATGGAGGCATGAAGACTTTTACGTGACCCCTGGGTAGACACCGTGTACCCACTCCCTAATGTCACGTGACCCCTGGGTACAGTAGGCAGGTCGGATAACGAAACCCTTCTCGGCGTCACTGGTCTCGGCCCTCCGTGAGGGCGTGGGGTCCCGCCggctgggggcgggggttgCGGGGGCCGTCTGCGCCCAGGTAGGACAGCAGCAGCGCGGAGCGACGGTGGAGCAGGAGCAGCATGTCCTCGGCCAGGCTCTCCACGGTGGAGTAGCGCACCTTGTCCAGGTCGAAGATGTCCTTGAGGAAGGAGAGGACCtggtcctggagggggggggggggggggggaggcatgcACAACTTAACATCCGTGCTTATATTAAGCCAACTTGAAGTAGAATCAACCAAGTGGTTTAATAAGACTGTTCTTAATGTATTTTTTCCAAATAAGCACTTCTGAAGTCAGATTGTGTCCATGTTTACCTTGAAGAAGCGACAGAAGTCATGCAGGGAGCTCTTGGGACCAAGGAAGCCCCAAGCCAGAGCCGGGCTGATCTGCTCACACACAGCGTAGAAGTGGGCGATGAATCCATCGGGTACCTGGAAGACAGTTTGATTCCAAATAAATACCGGCACAATCATTGGAGGCCCTGTTCCCAACGGTTAGGTTCTTCTTAGGCTTGAGGGTTAAGTTTGACGAATATTGCATCATACCATTTGATCTAAATGGGCTTATGGTCTAAAATGCACAACTAACAATGACGGTATGAATCCATCTGTTTGCTGAACCGAATACTTCCAAGCTAAATAAACCTTTAGAATGCCTCTACCTGTTATAGATCTCTGCATAGGGGGAAAAGAAAGGTAGACctccaaaaaataataaatatatacaacgggtggcttaaatccagcgatctgattggttcctaactgttgtataatgagcgtatacataactgctatgacgcccaatcattttgtgaaagtttgtaTATCACtgcgcgcctggaagtagaaacggtTACAAAGTAGCAGTTGTTGGGAGTGGCctacgaaagcttaggcacacggcgagtgaactgctccataggataaattgccaggaaccgctctagccgagccttctctcggagggacgctaaagtgtgttgcatagcgaccgtcgtgcattttgaaggcagccaggagggactacttttttgtattctttaataaaacagctactttgactttcttggtttctttttaaatgtagtgtgtctatgactttcgtttcgccataacagtaaccgttgtataaaagcaatagatcacttcagtcagtggtatgtgaagggggtcgccggccctccgctgcgcgtcagggccggacaacgccccttaacagtggtataatgagcacataccacagcctgtcgtgatctattgcttaagtaTTCACCTAGCCTGGGATCCAGAAAATGCTtcaagctcatgttttatttcatcTTTAATTTGAGCCTGTCCCCTCTACCGTTCAGATTACCAGCTGGCCTGGACCGGGTCAATCACCATGGTTATCTAGAATTGGGCGGGTTTAATACGACAATGAACACTTTGTTTTGTGGTTAAGAACACTTCATaaacaaacaagatggctgccgctgatgtgACATGTTCTCTTGCTCTCATGGCTGTAGGTCTATCCCGTTGTGCAGCTATTTGTTTGTGCATCTTGAAAAGTGGAAATGAACCCAAAGACTAATGAGACACACCCACTGAACTATGTGCTAAACTACACCCACTAAACAGCTGTTCGTTGGTGCAAATCAAGCTGTAAAAGGCAGCCTGGTAATATCCCTTAAGTGAACTCATTCTACCTTCATGTGCTGTCTCTTCTGCTTCAGCACAGACCAACAGCTGGACGCCACCGCCTATGGACAACAAACCAGTAATTAGGTCCCAGTTGGAAGAGGTTACATTGACACACACGATGAGCTGTTACAAGCCTGGGGGGGGGCATTTAGAGCGGCACAACGGCTGACTCACTGTCTCTTTGAAGGAGCTGTTCAGCCAACGGTTGTTGACCACATTTTGAATGGACACGGGCGGATTTTCAAGGTCCTCAAAGGAGTCCATGAGGATGAAGTCCAGGACTATGTCATAGAAATTCAAGTGCTTGATCTGGCGAAGAAATGAAACAATGAATTGATGAACAGTTTTCGTAAAATGTAATACTGTCCTGTTGTATGAAAGGACTCTCACCCCACGAGTGGCCAGCTCCACTTCTGTGTTCTCCCAATGCTCTGCGTGCTCCAAGAAGGAAATCATCTCCTCAAACACTTCCTCAAATCTCTTTGGGCTCTGAAAGACAAACAAATGCAGCCGTTTAGATACGACACAGTGCCCAGGTGGGATTCAGGATTCATAGCCACTAGCCTCTTCCGAGTGAGTGCATGTCCCACCTTCTGCGCTTTGACAATGATCGAAGACAGTATCTTCTTGCCCGTGTCCACTAGAAATGTCCTTGTCGTCCTGTCACTCAGAATAAGCTGGGGATGAAGGACAACACGTGAGGACACTCTGGTGGCGACGGATCTGGTCCGATGTCAAAGTAAAAGCTCAGTGAGCGTGACGTACCTGGCAGGCCTGACGCACACAATGGAGTTTGGCCAAGAAGTCGGTGTCTCCCAGACACTCCAGAAGCTCCGTCCTGGGAAACGACAACAGCTTTAGTACATAACTGAGGAGGCATTGCATCGACTCGCCTTAAAATAAAGAgggttaaaaaagaaaataacatgTTTCAAAGTGCAGTGGTTTGGACATTGACAGTTCATTCTCCCGTGAGGCTTCTGCAACCAGCGTGGGGTCCCGTTCAGATGGGTCAGTCGTCTGAGGGGCCCAACAGGAGCGGGCCTGTGCTACATCGCGCGGTGCTGTTGCGTGTGGTGGCCGGGGTCTCTCACCGCAGCACCCGGCAGGAGACGCTGCCGTCCTCAGCCAGCTGCAGAGCCTCCAGGTAGAAGAGCTGGTGGCCCAGGGAGGAGGCACTCCTCTGCTCGGCCagctgggacagacagacagacagacaggcaggcaggcagacagacaccccTGGTTAGGGTCAGGCCTGGAGCGAGTTCCAATAGTAGCCCGCCCGGATCGCCACCTGGGAGATCATTCAATTGGCTGCATACCAACAAAACTGTTTCACCGAGTCTACCACACCACTGCGGCATTACGTTAAGATAGTGGGGGCGGGCTAGAAGTATAAACAATGTGCTTCTACGCAGAATTTTGAGACTAAATATTATTTGACAGTACTTTTGTATTGTTGGCTATGTTGTCTAACCACGGCCACGGTCAAAAGAATGCCAGGGAAACGCGTGACGCGTCCCACAATCAACAACAAATGAATCTTAGGTTTTCCTTAGGATCCAGTAGCTTGGCCAATCGATTGCTGATCGATGTGAGACTATAGAACCGTTTCAGTGTGTGATGGATGCACTGGGTGGATTCAACACCGTCAGTATCCAACGCGAGGAAACGGGTCGGCTTTTTGTGGGGTGCTGCGGGGGGAATCATTCACGCTGCTGACATATCGCTCTATTAATAGTGACTCCTCTCCCTGCATCAACTGTGACCCAGTTAGACTAGTGTTGTTATTCCTCTTCCCATGGTGACCAACACAGCTTAGTGACTCAACATGTAGTTTGATACAATGGCAACAACTGAACTGAATggcaaataaatacatatagcaCACATAGCTTAGCTTGCGACacttcacaccacacacacgcacaatatatttattataaagttgGATGATGATTGAGTTGTATTTCGTTAACCAGGTTAACAAAGAGGTGACCCCCTTCGGTGACTAAATGGGTCGGGAGACCGGGGCTGCCCAGACCCCCTCCCCTGCTGTGATCGACCGGTCTCAACCCGTAGCCGACGCGTGTCGCTGTCCTGAAACATGACACCTCACAGGTCTCAGCTGGCTGCCCCGGTGTGACACCGGTACCCGGGCGGAGGGCTCATTTATTAGCTCAACGGTAGCCAGTCCTAATTTGTGGACTTTAAAGTCATGAAGGGGATCATATCTTAAATAAAGATGTGACGAAGGAAGAAGATCGGCAGCACAGCAAATGACCGCCACCGACACACGGGTTGAAAGGGGACGTATTATACccccaggtgcgagtgtgattaacCGTTAAGAGCCGTTttgaaatctgcctcttctgacatcacaagtgggcgtgtccacctagatgtgtgacgaatagatgagcaacgtcTGCTACCGTCCACCGGGTAGGCTAATggaacggctaatcacactcacacctggtggtataacgtGGGACCTTTAAGAGGTGTGACCGCCCAGAGGGGccactgaggccccgtccacccGGGGCCGATTGTTTGGTGAGCCTTGTGCGTTtaggccgaccgtccagacggattCGATGGATCCGGTCCCAGGGGGGGGATGAGTTAAAAACGTCCCTATGCGTTTTCCTGTtcggattcgtgtggacgccaaatacgcaaacgatgacgtcatcgccccccccaccaggacGGCAACGTTGGAGTTACGTCTAAATTAgtttgtttgattttgatttatttttgtagctttaaatacagacCCTTGGTAAATGTAATTACTCACTGtccattaaaaagtatttacTGCCCAATCTAAAAGGTTAAGGTCCTCGTCTTCCTTTTAtcggtggagaaccagcgccaccGAGTGGCCTTGAATATGTACTGCAGCGTTCCAACCGCTCGATGCATTTTCGCAATGAGCACTTCTTTACGGAGACATTCCCGACCCGCGTCAGAGGGAAACGGAGGAGGGGGAAAGATCGCTTTTGGCccgtgtgggcggggcctgaTACTCACTTCGGCCGCCGACACGAACGAGTCGTTGGAGGCGATGCTCGTGCTGTCCTTCAGCGCCACGTCCTCCAGGTTCAGGAGATACACGTCCTCAAGTCTCTCTGGACGGACACAACAACACTCGGCCTCCTTACGTGTTCCCTTCCGAACTTCGAATAtgttttttgggcaaaagtcaaagccctagtgtgtgtgtgtgtgtgtgtgtggtgtgtgtgtactgacccAGGCTGCTGGTCTTGGAGTGGGGTTCAGACTCCCCCAGGGCCCCCTCAAACTCCTCCTGGAGGCGGTAGGCCCGCTGCAGCAAGCACTCCAGCTTCTGGATGAACTCAGAGCTGACCGcttcctgaacacacacacacacacacacacacacacacacacacacacacacacacacacacacacacacacacacacacacacacacacacacacacacacacacacacacacacacacacacacacacacacaggattgtgTGTGAACCGTCTCCTCTGTGTGTtagatgtggatgtgtgttggatgtgttgtGGTTCACTTCCAccgtctcctgtgtgtgtgttggatgtggat is a window of Gadus macrocephalus chromosome 8, ASM3116895v1 DNA encoding:
- the miga1 gene encoding mitoguardin 1, whose product is MTHNTLSEPQLSVKGAALRMVDLPLSVYNSLAQVHLSPGTKKLVGATALGAVSLLLLARHFQRRKRHKKSQSQQWEQAGFQFPPPLPVERDSTSQQITLSLGSKKCGGLLHRELHSRLSGSLQSLVSVKTHDSGSSCTCGGNESICWDRPAQEDLCNVVSIPVTTPENLYIMGMELFEEALRSWEQALSFRSRQPEDEVSCGSIQTAAAPATEDTVEEAVSSEFIQKLECLLQRAYRLQEEFEGALGESEPHSKTSSLERLEDVYLLNLEDVALKDSTSIASNDSFVSAAELAEQRSASSLGHQLFYLEALQLAEDGSVSCRVLRTELLECLGDTDFLAKLHCVRQACQLILSDRTTRTFLVDTGKKILSSIIVKAQKSPKRFEEVFEEMISFLEHAEHWENTEVELATRGIKHLNFYDIVLDFILMDSFEDLENPPVSIQNVVNNRWLNSSFKETAVASSCWSVLKQKRQHMKVPDGFIAHFYAVCEQISPALAWGFLGPKSSLHDFCRFFKDQVLSFLKDIFDLDKVRYSTVESLAEDMLLLLHRRSALLLSYLGADGPRNPRPQPAGPHALTEGRDQ